The genomic interval GGTTTTCTGGGCTTCTCCGAGAAGAGAGAGACATAGTGTGCCTTGATCCATCCCTTAGAATGCTTCGCCACGGCTATACACGGGGCAGATGCATTTTTGCAGTTGCAGGTGTAGCTGAGGACACGCCCTTAAGGAGTAGCTACTTCTCATTTGCATACATGGTAACCGTTATAGAGTTTCTCCATGATCCAGCCATGGCCCTAAAGGAAACATGGAGAATACTTAAGCCCGGAGGCGTCCTTGCCGTCCTCTTCATCGAGAGGGAAAGCTCTTGGGGAAAATTTTACATGGAGATAGCCCGGAAAGGCATCGACCCGATCCTTGCGAGGGCGAGACTCTACACAGCTAGGGAGGTAGACGAACTGCTAGCAACATCGGGCTTCAAGGTTCAGAAACATTTAATGTCCCTAGCTTATCCTCCACTAACTGTTCCCCCTGCTCCTCCAGAGATCTATGAGGAAGCTTGTAGCGACTGCGGCGTG from Thermofilum adornatum carries:
- a CDS encoding class I SAM-dependent methyltransferase; the protein is MDATRNIIGLFDSNVENYDSWYDAESGRAVLETEAEMLRRVLPRGLGVEIGSGTCRFSGLLREERDIVCLDPSLRMLRHGYTRGRCIFAVAGVAEDTPLRSSYFSFAYMVTVIEFLHDPAMALKETWRILKPGGVLAVLFIERESSWGKFYMEIARKGIDPILARARLYTAREVDELLATSGFKVQKHLMSLAYPPLTVPPAPPEIYEEACSDCGVTLTVAAKPKEFI